GCCTGTTTGCGGTCATCCTAAACCCAACAAAAGCAGAGGGACTCTGGTTCGCCCCGACAATCCTTATCGCGGCCCTAGTGACCTTTTTCTTTCGCTTCCTGATTCTCCGCCCATCTGCAGTCAATGCCTTTCGGGTTCTTTCCAACCGGTTTCTCGGGTCACTGAATGAAGCTCTGGCAACCGTTTCCGACGACCACTTTCGGACGCGGTCGACCGCCGTTGGAGACGGCCAAAAGAAAGCTTCGAATGCCAGCGAGGTTTTCAAGGCCTTGAACCCTAAACTCCGTCATGATTGGCACCTCGTCCAGGCTTCTCTCGAGCAAGCGACCCTCGAGAGTCCGAAACTCGAGTCCAGACTACGGGCGCAAGTGGTCGCGCTCTACCGGATGGTCATGGCCTTTGAAGTCATGTCTGACGCTTTTTCCCAGCTTGGCCCTAATGCATTTAAGGACTGGGCAGGTGCTGACCGGCTCCTGAACACTCTCGACAGGATTCGCGACAAACTCTCCCATCCAGTCACAATTGGCTTCCCGTCCGAATCGGCTGCCGACCCGCAGCTCGAAGCCTTGCTCGACGAGGTGTTGACCGACCAAGTCTCACCACCCGATCAAAAGCTCCAGCCCATGCGGATCGTCATTGGTCTACAACGGTTTGAGAAAGCCCTCAATGACTACTTTCGAGGCCATTCAGAGATCGAGAACGCTGCGATTCACGATAAAGCCACTGAGTTCAAAGACGAGACGAAGCGGGATGCCGCCAGAGCCGCTACCCGCCTCGGATTGCAGGCCTTGGTCGCAACCACGATCACGACCAGTCTTCAGTTTCTGTTTGACCTAAACCACGCGTATTGGGCGACCCTCACCGTCGCGTATGTGCTCACTGCCACCGTCGGGCAAACGATTCTGCGCACCGGGCGCCGTGCGCTGGGCACAGCCATAGGTGTTGTAATAGCAATCGCGGTTGTCTACGTGTTCGGAAGCGCAATCGTGCCGCAGGTCATTATGATCATGATTGCGCTGGTCCTGACGATAGTGACCCTCCAGACGAAATACGGTATTGCCTCAACAGGAATCGGGATACTGGTCCCGCTCCTCGTTCATTTCGCTCTTGGAGCGGACATCGCTACCATGTTCGCTCGGATCTACGAGACCTTCATTGGAGTCGGCGTTGCGTTGCTCGCCACACTACTGATCGTCCCTACCTTTACCTCGGATTTCCTGCACAGAAAACTATCCGCGTTCTTGAAAGACACAGCTGAGGCGTTCAAGCAGATCTCCGGAACAAACACGAAGCACAGTACTTTTTCCGTACCTCTTGCCACCAGACTGCAGGCGATAGTCGACGAAGCGCCGGAAATTGAAGCGGAGCAAATGTCTGCAGGCGAACGACGCAGAAATATCTCCGAGACTCTGTCTCTCCTCGATGTTCTTGTATCCTATATTGGCTTGTTCGAATCCGGGCGCCAACTACTTAGCCTAGATGATCTTCCAACGGCAATCCGCACCACGGTCAAAGATCTTGATGCCCGCATCAATGGAGCTTTCGCCCAGTTAGTCGAACTGATGAAACAGCCTCCAACCGGCGACTCCTCCGAGAAACCGGCGGCGATCTTTCCAGTGAAAGAGGAACCCATCAGCAAAGTTGTTCAGGAAAGCGTCGATATCCCCAGCAGAGAGTCCCTCGTGATCGTTACGCATATTTTCACGGGTAACCGTATCGGTGGGACCTTGAATGACCTTGTTCCCTTGATCACCCAAATCAAGTAAGAAGAGGTCAGACTCATCCTCCATCCCGCCAGAACTATCAATCCTCCTTGAATTTGGTATTAACCCAGTCATGCCTATGCGTTTGCACAAGCTACATCAGTGGGCCTCAATAGCAGGAGTGAGTCTGAGCATGACTATATCTGCTGCAGACGGTGATTCTCATCTTTGGCTGGAAGAGATTGAGGGTGAGCGGGCCCTAAATTGGGTGCGGGAACAGAACAAAACAACCCTCCAGGAACTCCAATCGGACCCTCGCTACGCTGTTTTTGAGGAGGAAGCGATTGAGTTACTGACCTCCAAAGAACGCATTCCCTACGGCTCGATCCGGGATGGCTGGGTGTATAATTTCTGGCAGGATGAAGTTCATGTCCGTGGCCTTTGGAGACGCGCGAAACTCGAAAGTTACCAGACGGAGAACCCGGAATGGGAAGTGTTGATCGATTTTGATGAACTGGCGGAGGCGGAAGGTAGAAACTGGGTATTCAAAGGAGTAAGTGTAAAAGAGATCGAGAGCGGCGGGGGCTACGTGTGCCTCGTTCGTATTTCCGATGGAGGTAAAGACGCGGTTACCGTCAGGGAGTTCGATATCGAGAAGAGAGAGTTTGTCGAAGACGGCTTTTTTCTGCCCGAGGCCAAACAGTATACGGCATGGATTGACGAAAACCACTTGATGGTAGCAACCGATTTTGGTCCGAACACCTTGACCGAGTCCGGCTATCCTTTTGTCGTGAAGAGCTGGAAACGGGGAACGCCATTATCGGAAGCCCGTGAACTGATTCGTGGTCAACCTCAGGACGTATTGGTTCGTCCATTCGGTATCGAGATGGACGATGGGTCCGTTCTGGCCTGTGCCAGCGAGGCGGATACATTTTTCACGTCACAGGATTGGTGGTTTCCTGACGGCGAAGAGGAGGCGGTGCAGTGGCCTCTGCCGCCGAAGTCGAGTTTCGGCTCTCACTTCCGTGACTGGATGTTTGTAACTCTCGAGCAGGACTGGCAACCGGAGGGGCAGGGGGAAACGTTTGTAAACGGTGATCTGGTTGCCTTCCGATTGAGCGAGTTTTTGGAAACGCGAGAACTGCCTCCGGTTCATTTGGTCTTTCGCCCCAACGCTCGTCAGGCAGTGAATTGGGTGTCGGTTGCGAAAGGGGCCGCGTTGCTATCGATCAATGACAATGTGACTACGAAGATTCTTCGTCTTGAACCAACCGAGGTGGAGGACGGACGAGTCACTTGGGAAATGGAGGAACTGGATCTTCCTGAAAATGGTCGTGCCGGAATCGCTTTTGCCCGTCGCACAGAGCCACTGGTTTTTCTCACTTACGAGAATTTCCTGACTCCCGACTCGCTCCTTCTTTACGATTCGGGAACTAACCGAATAGATACGCTCAAGAGCTTGCCCGAAAAGTTCGATCCAGAAGGATTAGTGGTCGAACAGCGGTTTGCAGAATCGAAAGACGGCACGGAAGTTCCTTATTTTGTCGTTCGGCGCAACGATGTCGCTTTCGACGGTTCTATTCCAACTCTGCTCAATGGCTATGGAGGGTTTGCGATTCCATTGCTGCCCGGTTACCGGAGCACCACGGGCAAGCTTTGGCTCGAAAATGGCGGAGCTTTCGTCTTGGCCAATATCCGTGGTGGCGGGGAGTTTGGTCCGGCTTGGCATCAGGCGGGATTGAAGACCGATCGACAACGGATCTACGACGATTTCATCGCCGTCGCCGAAGACTTGATCGACAGTGGATTGACCAGCCCGAGTCATCTCGGAATTATAGGAGGATCCAATGGGGGTCTTCTCATGGGAGTCATGCTCAATCAGCGTCCGGATTTATGGAAAGCGGCTGTCGTTCAAGTGCCCTTGCTCGATATGTTGCGCTATCACCTGCTCCTCGCAGGTGCGTCATGGGTGGATGAATACGGCTCCCCGGACGACCCGGAGGAGCGATCGTTTTTGGAAGGGATTTCCCCCTATCACAACTTTCGTCCGGATGAACAGGAATACCCGGTCCCGTTCTTCGTGACCTCTACCAAGGACGACCGGGTTCACCCGGGGCATGCACGAAAGATGGCAAAGCTCTTCGAGGACGCGGAGTTACCCTTCTACTACTACGAAAACATTGATGGCGGGCATTCTGCCGCTGCGAACCAATTGGAACGAGCGAGGCGAACCGCTTTGGAGTTTACTTATTTGGCGAAATTACTCTTCCCGGAAGAGCAGTCGTCTTCTGACTGATTCTAAGGAGTCACTGGCGAATGGGAAGGTGTTCCCTCGGGGATAAAAAAACCAGAAAAGGAGCGGTGACTTCAGTCGCCGACCAGAGGGCATTAACGGGGTTTTGTCGGCGGCTCCACAGTTCAGCGTGAGGAAGATGATGGCTTGTATTCCCCAGCATATGAATCGAAGGCGCATTCCTCAACAAGGTTGGCTGTAGTTGAATCTAAATCAAAATCCTATTTCCACTGCTCCGATTAAGATTATGAGCACGATTAGGATTAAGAAAGAACCCCGGACATAAAGTGACACCTTGGCAGCAATAATCGGTTGACAGATCCCTGCTCGTCCGAGATCACCGTCCTGCACATTCCTACTATGTCCTATACAATCCAGATAAGTACCCGGTTGATGTTGGATCTCAGAAATGAAGATCCGACAGGAGCCTTTTGTGCTCCAAGATCCGAGGCTCATGGTATATGGGGACGATTCATTCCAACGAAAAAACCACGATAAATAGAAACCGTAATAACCATTTCGAATGAGCCCGGATAGTGACATGCGTCCGGGTTTTTTTGTTCGCACGCTTAAGAGGTGCAGGCAGATGAAACGTTCAAAAGCCTGTGCTCGGGCGGAGCTTAGCCAAATATTTATTGATTCATAAAATATTGTTATACAATAATTTATGTAATTTTTTATTTGACTTTTCGATTCGCTAAAGGAATGCTTCGACTATTCATCGTTAAAAACCATGCAAACAATCACTCAACAGACTTTTCAGCCCTCTTGGAATTGGAGAAGCCGATTTTTGATGCCGAACGGCTCAGATAATCTTCCGGTTTTCAAGACAGGCGATCACCCGCTCTGCTCGGAGAATTCGGCAGGGGTTGTGAATCAGCGAAAGTTCTTCCCGCACTCAGATGCGCATAGAGATCACCCGATCTAAATGAAGGACCGAACACTCTTTCACGAAACCCAGGCCGCGAATCCAGCACCTGGGTTTTTTGTTTCCACCAATCGACAGTCCCTTGGTCTCCCTTCAGCCGCAAGTGAAGGTGAAACGTCACGTAAATGGCGTCCAAACCATAAAACCAGTTTTATGAGAGGGGCGAAAAACGCGGTATGGTGGAAACAAGATTATTTATGGTAACCATCGCTTTCCTAAAGGCTCACTAAAGGGCTGAGACTGGTAGCATCACGGGACTCGACTGAGCTCGCGGTTCGACGAAGCTCACGGCCCTGAGCCTGTCGAAGAGCTGAAGTCCGTGAAGCGGATGAAAAACTTCAGGGTTTGCGCCGGTCGGCCAGGTCGAGTCATCGGTCTGACGACCAATGCTACAATCTGGTCTTTCGCCGTCTCCGTGTAGCCGAATACCATTTACCCCATTCTTTTGCCTCTGTCTTCCAATGATAGGATTCCCGATTGTCGATTGGGGGATGCGGGTTTGATTCCCGTCAGGGGCGCATTTCTTCAGCGGTAGTTCAACTGGTAGAACGTAGCCCTGTTAAGGCTAATGTTGCAGGGTCGGAGCCTGCCCGCTGAGCCAATTTACGGGGAGTATAGTGTAGGGAGTCTGCACGCTTGATTGAAGATCAGGAGGTCATGGTGCGATTCCATGTGCTCCCACCATACAATCGGATTGCCTCATTAGTTCATTAGGAAGAACAACCGGTTTTTACCCGGTAGAGCCTGGTTCGAACCCGGGATGCGGCACCATTTTGACCAAGTAGCCCAATTGGCAGAGGCGGCTGTCCCAGAAACAGCGTAGTAGAGGTTCGAGTCCTCTCTTGGTCACCAGTTTCAGCAGAGTAGCTCAATGAGTGAGAGCACGGGTCTCATACGCCCGAGGTTGTGGGTGCGATTCCCACCTCTGCGACTCTATTTATGCCCGTATCGTCTAGCAGCTAGGATATCGCGCTTTCTACGCGATGGCGCCGGTGCAAGTCCGGCTGCGGGTAATCTTACCTGCGGGATGGTGTAAGGGG
This window of the Verrucomicrobiota bacterium genome carries:
- a CDS encoding FUSC family protein, with amino-acid sequence MPKVKTQPKGERNRGLFVSLASRWFGALVDLDPGGIKFALAAKTIVAVVVTGFLCYGFGSLVPSLSLPDFAKSIPWFSKTFEAAREAKGLPTTLTILGAGMTLNYFFLVQGAGWALEFRRVCIAAAISLAVLFPVSLIGPGDFSYGGQVLTILWVPLIGFGLYLRRWGPTAGSFGIIVVNMGLFAVILNPTKAEGLWFAPTILIAALVTFFFRFLILRPSAVNAFRVLSNRFLGSLNEALATVSDDHFRTRSTAVGDGQKKASNASEVFKALNPKLRHDWHLVQASLEQATLESPKLESRLRAQVVALYRMVMAFEVMSDAFSQLGPNAFKDWAGADRLLNTLDRIRDKLSHPVTIGFPSESAADPQLEALLDEVLTDQVSPPDQKLQPMRIVIGLQRFEKALNDYFRGHSEIENAAIHDKATEFKDETKRDAARAATRLGLQALVATTITTSLQFLFDLNHAYWATLTVAYVLTATVGQTILRTGRRALGTAIGVVIAIAVVYVFGSAIVPQVIMIMIALVLTIVTLQTKYGIASTGIGILVPLLVHFALGADIATMFARIYETFIGVGVALLATLLIVPTFTSDFLHRKLSAFLKDTAEAFKQISGTNTKHSTFSVPLATRLQAIVDEAPEIEAEQMSAGERRRNISETLSLLDVLVSYIGLFESGRQLLSLDDLPTAIRTTVKDLDARINGAFAQLVELMKQPPTGDSSEKPAAIFPVKEEPISKVVQESVDIPSRESLVIVTHIFTGNRIGGTLNDLVPLITQIK
- a CDS encoding prolyl oligopeptidase family serine peptidase, which encodes MTISAADGDSHLWLEEIEGERALNWVREQNKTTLQELQSDPRYAVFEEEAIELLTSKERIPYGSIRDGWVYNFWQDEVHVRGLWRRAKLESYQTENPEWEVLIDFDELAEAEGRNWVFKGVSVKEIESGGGYVCLVRISDGGKDAVTVREFDIEKREFVEDGFFLPEAKQYTAWIDENHLMVATDFGPNTLTESGYPFVVKSWKRGTPLSEARELIRGQPQDVLVRPFGIEMDDGSVLACASEADTFFTSQDWWFPDGEEEAVQWPLPPKSSFGSHFRDWMFVTLEQDWQPEGQGETFVNGDLVAFRLSEFLETRELPPVHLVFRPNARQAVNWVSVAKGAALLSINDNVTTKILRLEPTEVEDGRVTWEMEELDLPENGRAGIAFARRTEPLVFLTYENFLTPDSLLLYDSGTNRIDTLKSLPEKFDPEGLVVEQRFAESKDGTEVPYFVVRRNDVAFDGSIPTLLNGYGGFAIPLLPGYRSTTGKLWLENGGAFVLANIRGGGEFGPAWHQAGLKTDRQRIYDDFIAVAEDLIDSGLTSPSHLGIIGGSNGGLLMGVMLNQRPDLWKAAVVQVPLLDMLRYHLLLAGASWVDEYGSPDDPEERSFLEGISPYHNFRPDEQEYPVPFFVTSTKDDRVHPGHARKMAKLFEDAELPFYYYENIDGGHSAAANQLERARRTALEFTYLAKLLFPEEQSSSD